Proteins encoded within one genomic window of Aerococcus viridans:
- a CDS encoding GNAT family N-acetyltransferase, with amino-acid sequence MKKEQLEITLADAMPKDAKALLDFYKEVGSETDFLSFGEEGLGINQEQETRYLKSLQEVLNNRVLIARLGDDIIGVASIGAEQHAKVAHMGELGISILRRFWGLGLSRVMMEDMIDWATENDILRYLRLEVSKDNMRAIGLYEKFGFEEIGVTPKGIYHDNAFHDLVMMGLAVENQDQA; translated from the coding sequence ATGAAAAAAGAACAATTAGAAATTACGCTAGCAGATGCTATGCCTAAAGATGCAAAAGCCTTATTAGACTTCTACAAGGAAGTGGGTAGCGAAACTGACTTCCTTTCATTCGGTGAAGAAGGCTTAGGGATTAACCAAGAACAAGAAACCCGTTATTTGAAATCTTTACAAGAAGTGTTGAATAATCGTGTATTAATTGCACGATTAGGGGATGATATTATTGGTGTTGCAAGCATTGGGGCAGAACAACATGCTAAAGTGGCACATATGGGTGAACTAGGCATTTCCATCCTACGTCGATTCTGGGGACTGGGTTTATCCCGTGTCATGATGGAAGATATGATTGACTGGGCAACAGAAAATGATATCTTACGTTACTTACGTTTAGAAGTATCTAAAGATAATATGCGGGCCATTGGCTTGTATGAAAAATTTGGTTTTGAAGAAATTGGTGTAACCCCTAAAGGGATTTATCATGATAATGCCTTCCATGATTTAGTCATGATGGGCTTAGCAGTCGAAAACCAAGACCAAGCATAA
- the tsaE gene encoding tRNA (adenosine(37)-N6)-threonylcarbamoyltransferase complex ATPase subunit type 1 TsaE: MTYTIEWASEADTDVFAQKLANQVEAGDIICLEGNLGAGKTTFTKYFAKALGIDQAIKSPTYTIIREYEDNDIPLYHMDAYRLEETGSDSVGLEDYLNGDGVTIIEWPQFVAEDLPKDYLWITLTASSETSREVTLTYEGPRGQALYDGVVADLA; this comes from the coding sequence ATGACTTATACAATTGAATGGGCGAGTGAGGCTGATACAGATGTTTTTGCCCAAAAATTAGCCAACCAAGTGGAAGCAGGGGACATTATTTGCTTGGAAGGCAATTTAGGAGCGGGCAAAACCACTTTCACCAAATACTTTGCCAAGGCTTTAGGTATTGATCAAGCCATTAAAAGCCCGACTTACACGATTATTCGCGAATATGAAGACAACGACATCCCTTTATACCACATGGATGCGTATCGATTAGAAGAAACAGGCTCAGATAGTGTCGGTTTAGAAGATTATCTTAACGGCGATGGGGTGACCATTATCGAATGGCCTCAATTTGTAGCTGAAGATTTACCTAAAGATTATCTTTGGATAACCTTAACTGCAAGTTCTGAAACCAGTCGTGAGGTAACCTTAACCTATGAAGGCCCGCGTGGACAAGCATTGTATGATGGGGTAGTGGCTGACCTCGCTTAA
- a CDS encoding helix-turn-helix domain-containing protein codes for MVNMDMSQGAFAKRMGFSQKHVSNLFNGKGRLTSKQL; via the coding sequence ATGGTTAACATGGATATGTCTCAAGGAGCATTTGCCAAAAGGATGGGTTTCAGTCAAAAACATGTCTCAAATTTATTCAATGGGAAAGGGAGATTAACATCGAAACAGCTTTGA
- a CDS encoding ISL3 family transposase, whose product MSHTSIIKQLCGIFDNNIDITIPKSMHLLPLEKYHEINHFVLHGVLTYKPKACMHCGVKNTGNQDIIKHGFKPAIIRLPNTATNPVLLKLQKQRFYCKHCAQTFIAETPLVEKFCCISKTIKSQISSELIETQSMRLIAKRYHVSSPTVARTLMKASMGLSPKGNYLPNHLGVDEFKSTNRVANAMSAVLVDTHNRRLIDIVVDRKQASLIDYFSSFTWTARNSVKTVSIDLYTPYLEVIRTCFPNAKIVIDRFHIVKLLNETINSIRIKVMNAIKTSRPSDYKKLKKQWKLLLKNAEDLNFTDTHYVRQFGEAISEQRIVDYLLSISHELLVTYTLMNELKYAISTHDINIFNEILHGTKNHTLPSRTRRTIKTLVKFLPYIHNALKYTVSNGPTEGINNKIKLIKRTGFGYSNFHHLRARILVQFKLNYKPSNPKPYTFEGIAS is encoded by the coding sequence ATGTCCCATACATCTATTATAAAACAACTCTGCGGTATTTTCGACAATAATATCGATATTACAATACCAAAATCTATGCATCTGTTGCCACTTGAAAAGTATCATGAAATAAATCATTTCGTTTTACATGGGGTTCTTACGTACAAGCCTAAGGCTTGTATGCACTGTGGTGTAAAGAATACTGGTAATCAAGATATCATCAAACATGGCTTTAAACCAGCTATCATTAGATTACCGAACACAGCTACTAATCCTGTTTTACTTAAATTACAGAAGCAACGCTTTTATTGTAAACACTGTGCACAAACTTTTATCGCTGAAACACCATTAGTTGAAAAATTTTGCTGTATTTCTAAAACCATTAAAAGTCAAATTAGCTCCGAATTGATTGAAACGCAATCTATGCGGTTAATCGCTAAACGTTATCATGTCTCTTCTCCAACAGTGGCCAGAACTTTAATGAAAGCAAGTATGGGACTATCACCTAAGGGAAATTATCTCCCGAATCACCTCGGTGTAGATGAGTTTAAATCGACTAATCGTGTAGCCAATGCAATGAGTGCTGTCCTTGTGGACACGCATAATAGAAGGCTAATTGATATTGTCGTTGATAGAAAACAAGCGTCGCTCATCGATTACTTTTCTTCTTTTACCTGGACTGCCCGAAACAGCGTGAAGACAGTTTCGATTGATTTATATACACCTTATCTAGAGGTCATTCGCACATGTTTCCCTAATGCGAAGATTGTCATTGATCGATTCCATATAGTAAAGCTGTTGAATGAAACAATCAATTCTATTCGTATTAAAGTGATGAATGCTATCAAAACAAGCCGTCCATCGGACTACAAAAAACTCAAAAAACAATGGAAATTGTTGTTAAAGAATGCTGAAGATTTAAATTTCACGGATACACATTATGTTCGTCAATTTGGTGAAGCAATATCAGAACAACGTATTGTTGATTATCTTTTGAGTATCTCACACGAACTTTTAGTTACTTATACCCTGATGAATGAATTAAAATATGCCATTTCAACTCATGATATCAATATTTTTAATGAAATCTTACATGGGACTAAGAACCACACTTTGCCAAGTCGTACGAGAAGAACCATCAAAACATTAGTCAAATTCTTGCCTTATATACACAACGCCTTAAAATATACTGTATCAAATGGTCCTACCGAAGGTATTAACAATAAAATTAAATTAATTAAACGAACAGGTTTTGGATATTCGAACTTCCATCATTTACGTGCAAGAATTTTAGTCCAATTCAAATTAAATTACAAACCATCCAATCCTAAACCATATACATTTGAGGGGATAGCAAGTTAA
- the pta gene encoding phosphate acetyltransferase, giving the protein MDMFDSLKAKIQDKNVRVVFPEGYDERILGAVVRLKAEGILEPVLLGNPEELKAIAHDRGFDINKIEVIDPNNYDAFDEMVEAFVERRKGKATEEQARKILRDKNYFGTMLVYHGLCDALVSGARHSTGDTVRPALQIIKTKPGVKSTSGAFIMLRGRDQEKYLFSDCAININPDAEGLAEIAVESAKTAAMFDIDPKVALLSFSTKGSAKSPEQEKVAEATRLAKEKAPQFEIDGELQFDAAFVEAVAKQKAPDSNVAGQATVFVFPEIQSGNIGYKIAQRLGNFEAIGPILQGMAKPISDLSRGCVEEDVYKLAIITANQAILDD; this is encoded by the coding sequence ATGGATATGTTTGATAGCTTAAAGGCCAAGATCCAAGATAAAAATGTGCGTGTCGTTTTCCCAGAAGGGTATGATGAGCGTATTCTAGGAGCTGTTGTGCGTTTGAAAGCTGAAGGGATTCTTGAACCGGTTTTATTAGGTAACCCAGAAGAATTAAAAGCAATCGCGCATGATCGTGGCTTTGATATCAATAAAATTGAAGTTATTGATCCAAACAACTACGATGCATTCGACGAAATGGTTGAAGCTTTTGTTGAACGCCGTAAAGGTAAAGCTACTGAAGAACAAGCACGTAAAATTTTACGCGATAAAAACTACTTCGGTACGATGTTGGTATACCACGGTCTATGTGATGCCTTAGTATCAGGTGCCCGTCATTCAACAGGTGACACAGTTCGTCCAGCCTTACAAATTATTAAAACAAAACCAGGCGTTAAATCTACATCAGGTGCCTTCATCATGTTGCGTGGCCGAGATCAAGAGAAATACTTATTCTCTGACTGTGCAATCAACATTAACCCGGATGCAGAAGGTTTAGCTGAAATTGCCGTTGAATCTGCTAAAACAGCTGCGATGTTTGACATTGATCCAAAAGTTGCTTTATTAAGCTTCTCAACTAAAGGGTCAGCAAAATCCCCAGAGCAAGAGAAAGTTGCTGAAGCAACACGTCTTGCGAAAGAAAAAGCACCACAATTTGAAATTGACGGTGAATTACAATTTGATGCGGCTTTTGTAGAAGCAGTAGCAAAACAAAAAGCACCAGATTCAAACGTTGCTGGTCAAGCAACAGTATTTGTATTCCCAGAAATCCAATCAGGTAACATTGGCTACAAGATTGCACAACGTTTGGGTAACTTTGAAGCAATCGGCCCAATCTTACAAGGTATGGCGAAACCTATTTCAGACCTTTCACGTGGTTGTGTAGAAGAAGATGTTTACAAGTTAGCTATCATCACAGCTAACCAAGCCATCTTAGATGATTAG
- a CDS encoding gluconokinase — MQYFQYFVADLGTTNLKFALMETPYRVLDTMEARNYIQRDSEGKHESDPLVVFQQFVDLLKAMQAKYPWVNTLIFSSQMHALLAMNEAGDIMQNTMTWADLRAKHVAQEMQASGLAAAFFAESGTPIHAMNPFVKLAYLNQDRPALFTDETVVFMDIKAYIIRQLTGEFVIDRATASAMGLMNLAQNTWSKDLLKVVGLTENQLPKLVDSTKELPVKTNFIKALGLADNFHILSGSTDGALANLSNLAYAIQGDHELSPFVLSFGTSAAVRTLTDQLSLHESGRIFTYIADDQPHYIVGGPVNNAGNALDWCHQQFGFRARGESFSDMLATLLVHDFSASGPYFLPFLNGERAPYWNAYLQAEFKGIQGHTSQLDMAKAVFEGVFFEIRQVVDMVFKTVDLEQKMIQVNGKIFKDPKIGQWIANIMGITLQYVSNDDASLIGAGVLVEGPNLWQDLSFTTKTPDGQMADKYKEKFLMYQKYADFADQITKTILY; from the coding sequence ATGCAATACTTTCAATATTTCGTCGCCGACCTTGGCACCACCAACTTAAAATTTGCCTTGATGGAAACCCCATACCGGGTATTGGATACTATGGAAGCCCGCAATTACATTCAACGAGATAGCGAGGGCAAGCATGAAAGCGATCCGCTAGTCGTTTTCCAACAATTCGTGGATTTACTTAAAGCAATGCAAGCCAAGTACCCCTGGGTCAACACTTTAATATTTTCAAGCCAAATGCATGCTTTGCTTGCAATGAATGAAGCAGGTGACATTATGCAAAACACCATGACTTGGGCAGATTTGCGGGCCAAGCATGTGGCGCAGGAAATGCAAGCATCAGGTCTAGCGGCCGCCTTTTTCGCTGAATCAGGGACGCCAATCCATGCCATGAACCCGTTTGTGAAATTAGCTTATCTAAACCAGGACCGTCCGGCATTATTTACAGATGAAACAGTCGTATTTATGGACATCAAGGCCTATATTATCCGTCAGTTAACGGGAGAATTTGTGATTGATAGGGCAACGGCATCTGCTATGGGGCTGATGAATTTAGCCCAAAATACTTGGTCAAAAGACTTACTAAAGGTGGTCGGCCTGACTGAAAACCAATTGCCGAAATTAGTCGATTCAACCAAAGAATTGCCTGTAAAAACTAACTTTATCAAGGCCTTAGGGTTAGCTGATAACTTCCACATACTATCAGGATCAACTGACGGCGCCTTGGCCAACCTATCTAATTTAGCCTACGCCATTCAAGGGGACCATGAACTTAGCCCATTCGTTTTATCTTTTGGGACCTCAGCAGCTGTCCGGACCTTAACTGACCAATTGTCCTTGCATGAAAGTGGCCGGATTTTCACCTATATCGCGGACGACCAACCCCATTATATCGTCGGTGGGCCAGTTAATAACGCCGGCAACGCATTAGACTGGTGTCATCAACAATTTGGCTTTAGGGCTAGAGGGGAATCTTTTTCAGATATGTTAGCCACGCTTTTGGTACATGATTTTTCAGCTAGCGGCCCTTATTTCTTGCCATTCTTAAACGGAGAAAGAGCGCCGTATTGGAATGCCTACTTACAAGCTGAATTTAAAGGGATTCAAGGGCACACGAGCCAGTTGGATATGGCTAAAGCTGTCTTTGAAGGGGTCTTTTTTGAAATTCGCCAAGTGGTGGATATGGTCTTTAAGACCGTTGATTTAGAACAAAAAATGATTCAGGTAAACGGAAAAATATTTAAGGACCCTAAAATAGGGCAATGGATCGCAAATATTATGGGGATAACCTTGCAATATGTTTCAAATGACGATGCAAGCTTGATTGGGGCCGGTGTGCTTGTAGAAGGGCCTAACTTATGGCAAGACTTGTCATTTACAACTAAAACGCCAGATGGACAAATGGCTGACAAATACAAAGAAAAATTTTTGATGTATCAAAAATACGCAGACTTTGCTGACCAAATAACGAAAACGATTTTGTATTAA
- the pheT gene encoding phenylalanine--tRNA ligase subunit beta, with protein sequence MKVSYNWLNEFIDLADLNPQDIGERMSRTGIEVDGVNALGTGLKKIVVGHVLTCEPHPDSDHLSITTVEVGEDEPFQIVCGAPNVAAGQKVIVALPNSRIAGNVKIKKGKMRGVVSQGMICSLEEIGFSNSVVPKEYADGIMVLPEEAPAGMDIVEYLKLDDPIIELDITPNRADAFSMRGVAWELAAVYNRQPNFDYTDITKYEGKDLAGAIDLKVADTELVPEYNAFLVRNVTVEPSPLWLQLRLMAAGIRPINNVVDITNYVLLANGQPLHAFDYDKLDHKVIETRLAKEGERIVTLDEVDRPLLDSDIVITDGEKPIALAGVMGGLDTEIDENTTNVLIEAANFEPIHIRKTARRNGLHSESSMRNERGINKATVAESGAFAAEMIADLAKGEVVEGSERVSAIDLTPVQVTTSLAYVNKRLGMDLSYEDIQQIFKQLQFEVAGNGDEFTVSVPSRRWDISIQADLVEEIARIYGYDKIPSRLPAVNAQNMGLTDWQAFKRRTNNQMLAEGFNQVIAYSLIGDNQTVLEMANAKPVALDFPMSDDRRFMRTNLLSALLEIVQYNVARKTSDVAIFESGRVFKWADADLPVDETHLAAVWTGNAQAKTWSHQAKAVDFYDMKGVVESILDSFNLDVAVTFEATSELADMHPGRTAKIYAVGQSDERVELGYIGQLHPSVADKHDLKDTLVFEISLDEIYALPKVDVKQSTIPKFPGSDRDIAFLVSDQVSNADVVKTIQKASKGGILVDIEIFDVYQGENIEDGKKSLAYSLKYLNPQATLTDEEVTNDVARITEALTNELSAEIR encoded by the coding sequence ATGAAAGTATCATATAATTGGTTAAATGAATTTATCGATCTTGCTGACTTGAATCCGCAAGATATTGGGGAACGTATGTCACGTACTGGTATTGAGGTTGACGGCGTGAATGCCTTAGGTACTGGCTTGAAGAAAATTGTTGTGGGCCACGTATTAACTTGCGAACCACATCCAGATTCTGACCACCTGTCGATTACGACTGTTGAAGTGGGCGAAGATGAGCCTTTCCAAATTGTCTGCGGTGCGCCAAATGTGGCTGCAGGTCAAAAGGTGATCGTTGCCTTACCAAACTCTCGTATTGCGGGTAATGTGAAAATTAAAAAAGGTAAAATGCGTGGTGTAGTTTCTCAAGGGATGATTTGTTCACTTGAAGAAATTGGTTTCTCAAACAGTGTCGTTCCTAAAGAATACGCTGACGGCATTATGGTCTTACCTGAAGAAGCACCAGCTGGTATGGATATTGTAGAATACCTAAAATTAGATGACCCAATCATTGAATTAGATATTACACCAAACCGTGCAGATGCCTTCTCTATGCGTGGTGTAGCTTGGGAATTAGCGGCTGTTTACAACCGTCAACCAAACTTTGACTACACAGATATCACCAAATATGAGGGTAAAGATTTAGCAGGTGCGATTGACTTGAAAGTTGCAGACACTGAATTAGTGCCTGAGTACAATGCTTTCTTGGTGAGAAATGTCACTGTTGAACCTTCACCATTATGGCTACAATTACGATTAATGGCTGCTGGCATCCGTCCAATTAATAACGTAGTAGATATCACTAACTACGTTTTACTAGCAAATGGCCAACCATTACATGCCTTTGACTATGATAAATTAGACCATAAGGTAATCGAAACGCGTCTAGCTAAAGAGGGCGAACGGATCGTCACGCTTGATGAAGTGGACCGTCCCTTACTAGATTCAGATATCGTCATTACTGATGGTGAAAAACCAATTGCATTAGCTGGTGTCATGGGTGGGTTAGATACTGAAATCGATGAAAATACAACAAATGTATTGATTGAAGCAGCCAACTTTGAACCAATCCATATTCGTAAGACGGCTCGTCGTAATGGCTTGCATTCTGAATCATCTATGCGTAATGAACGTGGTATTAACAAGGCAACAGTTGCTGAATCAGGTGCATTTGCAGCTGAAATGATTGCTGACTTAGCCAAGGGTGAAGTGGTAGAAGGCTCTGAACGTGTATCTGCCATCGACTTAACCCCAGTTCAAGTCACCACTAGCCTAGCTTACGTTAACAAACGTTTGGGGATGGACTTATCTTATGAAGACATCCAACAAATCTTCAAGCAATTACAATTTGAAGTAGCGGGTAACGGCGACGAATTCACTGTTTCTGTACCATCTCGTCGCTGGGATATTAGCATTCAAGCTGACTTAGTTGAAGAAATTGCACGAATTTATGGTTATGATAAAATTCCTTCTCGCTTACCGGCTGTTAACGCACAAAATATGGGACTTACTGACTGGCAAGCTTTCAAACGTCGTACCAATAATCAAATGTTGGCTGAAGGGTTTAACCAAGTGATTGCTTACTCATTAATTGGGGACAATCAAACGGTATTGGAAATGGCGAACGCGAAACCAGTTGCGCTTGACTTCCCAATGTCAGATGACCGTCGTTTCATGCGGACAAATCTTTTAAGTGCCTTACTTGAAATTGTTCAATACAATGTAGCCCGTAAAACTTCTGATGTCGCTATTTTTGAATCAGGCCGTGTCTTCAAATGGGCCGACGCTGACCTACCCGTTGATGAAACACATTTAGCTGCTGTTTGGACAGGTAACGCACAAGCGAAAACTTGGAGTCACCAAGCGAAAGCTGTTGATTTCTACGACATGAAGGGTGTAGTTGAAAGCATTTTAGATTCATTCAACCTTGATGTGGCCGTAACATTTGAAGCAACGTCTGAATTGGCAGATATGCATCCAGGCCGTACCGCCAAAATTTATGCAGTTGGTCAATCTGACGAACGTGTTGAATTAGGTTACATTGGGCAATTACACCCAAGTGTTGCTGACAAACATGACTTGAAAGATACCTTGGTATTTGAAATTTCATTAGATGAAATTTACGCCTTACCAAAAGTAGATGTGAAACAATCAACAATCCCTAAATTCCCTGGTTCTGACCGGGATATCGCTTTCCTTGTGTCTGACCAAGTATCGAATGCGGATGTTGTGAAAACTATTCAAAAAGCTTCTAAAGGTGGCATCTTAGTCGATATCGAAATCTTTGATGTTTATCAAGGTGAAAATATTGAAGATGGTAAGAAATCACTTGCTTACAGCTTGAAATACTTGAACCCACAAGCCACTTTAACAGATGAAGAAGTAACGAATGATGTTGCTCGTATCACTGAAGCGTTAACAAACGAATTATCAGCTGAAATCCGTTAG
- the pheS gene encoding phenylalanine--tRNA ligase subunit alpha yields MQIIDDLKAIENQIMEEIDTAQSLADIKAVRVKYLGKKGPITEALRGMRDLSAEERPKVGAYANELKAKAEGKLSEKETLLSAAALEAQLQAEAIDVTLPGEKPTTGTKHVLTQVMEEIEDLFISMGYEVVEGPEIESDFYNFERMNLPKDHPARDMQDTFYINDEVLLRTHTSPVQARAMDAHDFEAGPLKMISPGKVYRRDDDDATHSHQFHQIEGLVVDRNVSLADLKGTLELFARHMFGEETEVRLRPSYFPFTEPSVEIDVTCFKCGGAGCNICKQSGWIEILGGGMVHPSVLEMAGIDSTEYTGFAFGLGPDRVAMLKYGIDDIRHFYQNDLRFLKQFTEEG; encoded by the coding sequence ATGCAAATTATCGATGATTTAAAAGCCATTGAAAACCAAATCATGGAAGAAATTGATACAGCACAATCACTAGCTGATATTAAAGCTGTTCGTGTGAAATATTTAGGGAAAAAGGGTCCTATTACGGAAGCCCTACGCGGTATGCGTGATTTATCAGCAGAAGAGCGTCCAAAAGTTGGTGCTTACGCCAATGAATTGAAAGCAAAAGCTGAGGGCAAGTTAAGCGAAAAAGAAACCTTACTTTCTGCAGCAGCTTTAGAAGCCCAATTACAAGCGGAAGCAATTGACGTTACTTTACCTGGTGAAAAACCAACAACAGGAACTAAGCACGTTCTGACACAAGTCATGGAAGAAATTGAAGACTTGTTTATTTCCATGGGTTACGAAGTGGTTGAAGGGCCTGAAATTGAATCTGATTTCTATAACTTTGAACGCATGAACTTACCGAAAGACCACCCAGCGCGTGACATGCAAGATACTTTCTACATAAACGACGAGGTCTTATTACGTACCCATACGTCACCAGTACAAGCACGTGCGATGGACGCCCACGACTTTGAGGCGGGCCCATTAAAAATGATCTCACCTGGTAAAGTATACCGCCGTGATGATGATGACGCGACGCATTCACACCAATTCCATCAAATTGAAGGTTTGGTTGTTGACCGTAATGTGTCACTTGCTGACTTAAAAGGGACTTTAGAATTGTTTGCCCGTCATATGTTTGGGGAAGAAACTGAAGTGCGTTTACGTCCGTCTTATTTCCCATTCACTGAGCCATCTGTTGAAATTGATGTTACTTGTTTCAAATGTGGTGGCGCTGGCTGTAACATCTGTAAACAATCTGGTTGGATTGAAATCCTAGGTGGTGGTATGGTGCATCCTTCAGTACTTGAGATGGCTGGTATTGATTCTACTGAATACACTGGTTTTGCCTTTGGTTTAGGACCTGACCGTGTGGCTATGTTGAAATATGGTATTGATGATATTCGTCATTTTTACCAAAATGATTTACGATTCTTAAAACAATTTACGGAAGAGGGGTAG
- a CDS encoding winged helix-turn-helix transcriptional regulator, protein MEITIKQADLPVMCSKMEHACKVIGKKWNSLIIEVLLATPLRFGQLRDSINGISDRVLIERLRELTEEGIVQKEESETNGHIVTVYTLTEKGQDLQKIFNNLHRWADEWVELAE, encoded by the coding sequence ATGGAAATTACCATTAAACAAGCAGACTTACCGGTAATGTGTAGTAAGATGGAACATGCTTGCAAAGTGATTGGTAAAAAATGGAACAGCTTAATTATTGAAGTATTACTGGCAACACCACTAAGATTCGGTCAATTACGTGACTCAATTAACGGTATCTCCGACCGTGTATTAATTGAAAGATTACGGGAATTAACTGAAGAAGGTATTGTGCAGAAAGAAGAGTCAGAAACGAATGGTCATATCGTCACGGTTTATACATTGACAGAAAAAGGCCAAGACTTACAAAAAATCTTCAACAATTTACATCGTTGGGCAGATGAATGGGTTGAGCTAGCCGAATAA
- a CDS encoding HD domain-containing protein has product MNVTAQAHYFWEDDQEYMQIIADIKDHPFVTDLAYFKQHVHGNRLTHSYLVSYMAYKVAKALGWNYKACARAGLLHDLFYYRPGEVTFSKGSHLRNHPKIALMNARVVTDLSSVEEDIILKHMWLATPHFPRYKESYVITFVDKYIATEDFVKPSLANLSQRQMMKSFRNFVGKLVIPALAATSSKDVSLEEKEELVETQEEIDQDGNYH; this is encoded by the coding sequence ATGAACGTGACAGCGCAAGCACATTATTTTTGGGAAGACGATCAAGAGTATATGCAAATCATAGCGGATATTAAGGATCATCCCTTCGTTACGGACTTGGCTTATTTTAAGCAACATGTCCACGGCAATCGCTTGACCCATTCTTATCTAGTATCTTATATGGCCTATAAAGTGGCTAAGGCGCTAGGTTGGAATTACAAGGCTTGTGCACGTGCCGGTTTACTACATGATTTATTTTATTATAGACCAGGGGAAGTCACTTTTTCTAAAGGGTCTCATCTTAGGAACCATCCTAAAATTGCCTTAATGAATGCTCGGGTAGTGACGGATTTATCATCTGTTGAAGAAGATATCATTTTAAAACACATGTGGCTCGCAACCCCACATTTTCCTCGCTACAAAGAGTCCTATGTGATCACTTTCGTGGATAAATATATTGCAACTGAAGACTTTGTAAAACCGAGTTTAGCCAACTTATCACAGAGACAAATGATGAAATCTTTTAGGAACTTCGTCGGTAAATTGGTTATTCCAGCGCTTGCTGCCACAAGTAGTAAAGATGTCTCATTAGAAGAAAAGGAAGAATTAGTAGAAACGCAAGAGGAGATTGATCAAGATGGAAATTACCATTAA
- a CDS encoding TrmH family RNA methyltransferase: MVERLISSVQNQQIKELKKLFTRKGRKKAGQYLLEGPHLVEMAVKADAEIQMIYYVPESSHQNVMQIQALKADLPLTQVTPEVAKALSQTDHHQDIFAVANIPQAKSLDIDQLTKGLLILDQVQDPGNLGTLIRTADAFGYRDVLLGLGTVDLYNDKVLRSMQGSHFAVNTYEVDLVEVIPQLQEAGYFITTTELNNQAKASNAFDLKSKGKWALVMGNEGNGVSQTTSQLADAALYIPMSGSAESLNVAVAGAIVMYQFPIQD, translated from the coding sequence ATGGTAGAACGCTTAATTTCATCTGTTCAAAATCAACAGATTAAAGAATTAAAGAAACTTTTTACCCGTAAAGGCCGCAAAAAAGCAGGCCAGTATTTGCTGGAAGGGCCACATCTTGTAGAGATGGCCGTCAAGGCGGATGCAGAGATTCAAATGATTTACTATGTGCCTGAAAGTAGCCATCAAAATGTGATGCAAATACAAGCTTTAAAAGCTGATTTGCCGCTGACACAGGTAACACCTGAAGTGGCCAAGGCACTAAGCCAAACAGATCACCACCAAGATATCTTCGCAGTAGCCAACATACCGCAAGCTAAGTCTTTGGATATTGACCAATTGACAAAAGGCTTACTGATTTTAGATCAAGTGCAAGATCCTGGAAACTTAGGCACCTTAATCCGAACAGCGGACGCCTTTGGTTACCGTGATGTCTTATTAGGATTGGGTACGGTTGACTTATATAATGATAAGGTACTTAGATCTATGCAAGGTAGTCATTTTGCAGTGAATACTTATGAGGTTGACTTGGTAGAAGTCATTCCACAATTACAAGAGGCTGGCTATTTTATTACAACAACAGAACTAAACAACCAAGCGAAAGCAAGTAACGCCTTTGATTTAAAATCGAAAGGGAAATGGGCCTTGGTTATGGGAAATGAAGGTAACGGTGTAAGTCAAACAACTAGTCAATTAGCAGATGCGGCTTTATATATCCCCATGTCTGGTTCAGCTGAATCTTTGAATGTTGCAGTTGCTGGGGCGATAGTCATGTATCAATTTCCCATCCAAGACTAA